One genomic region from Phragmites australis chromosome 1, lpPhrAust1.1, whole genome shotgun sequence encodes:
- the LOC133931062 gene encoding secreted RxLR effector protein 161-like encodes MTSMFHMSDLGLLPYYLKIEEWLKLCNMSMAPLVDATHYRSIVGGLRYLVYTWLGITFVVGYASQYIEDSWEDHYMAVKHLLRYVAGTRGYGVIYKKEGGATLAQIGYNDSDMGGDLDDRKSTTDVFFLLGHSPISWQSKKQRVIALSTCEAKYIAATTAACQRVWLARLLQELTSKELQALTLMVDNKSVISLRLPRNCQN; translated from the exons ATGACGTCAATGTTCCACATGAGTGACCTTGGGCTGCTTCCTTACTACCTCAAGATTGAG GAGTGGTTGAAGCTCTGCAATATGAGCATGGCACCACTAGTTGATGCGACACACTACCGAAGCATCGTCGGTGGTCTGCGCTATCTGGTGTACACATGGCTGGGCATCACATTCGTCGTGGGGTATGCCAGCCAGTACATAGAGGATTCGTGGGAAGATCACTACATGGCAGTCAAGCATCTCCTCCGCTATGTGGCTGGTACTCGTGGCTATGGCGTTATTTACAAGAAGGAAGGAGGAGCCACACTAGCGCAGATAGGGTACAACGACAGTGACATGGGCGGTGACCTTGATGACCGAAAGAGCACGACCGATGTTTTCTTCCTCCTCGGCCACAGTCCCATCTCCTGGCAATCAAAGAAGCAGAGAGTGATCGCACTCTCCACATGTGAAGCAAAGTACATAGCTGCGACTACAGCGGCTTGCCAGAGAGTTTGGCTTGCTCGGTTGCTGCAAGAGCTCACCAGCAAAGAGCTTCAAGCACTGACATTGATGGTGGACAACAAGTCTGTCATCTCACTCC GTTTACCTCGAAATTGCCAAAACTGA